The DNA sequence GCCCGCCACGGGGCCCGGACCCGCCGAGCCGGCCCCACCATGCCCCGACCCGAAGACGCCCCCACCCCGGCCCGCGACCTCGTCCGGGCCCACGGACCCATCCAGACCGCCGCCCCCAGACCCGGCAGTCTCGCCCCGGCCCGCGACCTCCGCCGCATCCACGGACCCGCCCCGGCCCGCGATCTCGTCCGGGCCCACGGACCCGACCGGACCTCCGACCCCAGGACCGACAGTGCCGCCCCGGCCCGCAGCCTCCCCAGGGTCTGCGGGCTTTCCCCGGCGCACGACCTCCGCCGGACCCAAGGTCCCGCCCCGGCCCCGGCCCGCGACCTCGTCCGGACCTACAGACCCGACCGGACCGCTGACCCCAGGACCGACGCCCCTGCCCCGGCCCGCAGCCTCCCCCAGTTCAGCGGAGCCGACCGGGCCCACGCCCTCGTCCAGACCGCCGCTCCCAAAGCCGACAGCCTCCTCCCGGCCCGCGACCTCCGCCGCATCCACGGACCCGCCCCGACCCGGGACCTCCTCCCGGCCCGCAGCGTCCGCCGCCTCCACGACCCCGTCTCGGCCCGCGACCTCCGCCGGCCCCAAGGTCCTGCCCCGGCCGGGCTCTCCCGATTCCACGGGCCCAGTCGGGCCCACAGATCCGGCCGGACCGCCGCCCCCAGACCCGGCAGTCTCGCCCCGGCCCGCGACCTCCGCCGCATCCACGGACCCGCCCCGGCCCGCGGTCTCGTCCGGGCCCACGGTGGCCTCGGCCGGGTGTTGGAGTGGCAGTGGGTCGGCCGGCTCCAGTGCCGGGTCGTCCACGGCGAACGTCCGTACCCGCCCCGGCCTCGACCACGGCTCCTCGAAGCGCACGGTCACCCGGCCCACCCCGCTCCCCTGCACCCAGCCCGCCCCGTACTCGGCGTGCCGCACATCGGAGCCCGGCAGCCAGCGCCGTGGTTTCCCGGCGCCCTCATGAGCCTCTCCCGCGCCCGCTTCCACGGGCTCCGGTATTTCGGGACCCGGTCCGCGCCGCGCGTCCTCCAGCGCCTCGTGAGCGGCCTGGGCAGCCTGCGCGAAGAGATCCTCCTGGGTGTAGTCCGCCAGACCGCTGACCCCCACCCCCAGCAGCCGCACACCCGCCGTGGTGTCCACCCCGTCGATCAGCCGCGCCGCGGCCTCCCGCACCACGCTCGGATCGTCGGTCGGCCCGCGCAGGGTCTCCGAACGGGTCAGCGTGGAGAAGTCGTACCGCCGCACCTTGATCACGACTGTCCGGCCCGAGCGGCCCGCCTCGCGCAGCCGCCGGACACAGCGGTCGGCGAGCCGGGCGATCTCCAGCTGCACCCGGGTGCGGTCGGTGAGGTCGACGTCGAAGGTGTCCTCCACCGAGATGGACTTGGCGTCCCGCTCGGCGACGACGGGCCGCTCGTCCCGGCCGTTGGCCATCAGGAACAGCGATGCGCCGTGGGCCCGGCCCAGCAGCCGCACCAGCTCGGCCTCGCCCGCCTCCCGCGTCTCGGCCACGGTGTGGATCCCGGCCCGGCGCAGCGCCTCGGCCGTGGCGGGGCCAACGCCCGGGAGCGTCCGCACCGACATGGGGCCGAGCAGATCGCGCTCCGTCCCCGGCTCGATGACCGTCAGACCATCGGGCTTGGCCTGCTCCGAAGCGATCTTGGCGAGCATCTTCGATCCGGCGAGCCCCACCGACCCGGTCAGCCCGGTGACCGCCCTGATGTCGGCCCGCAGCCGCTCCCCCACAGCGCGCGCCGCCTCCGCGGTGGGCTCGGTGCCGCCCGCCTCCAGGTCGACGAATGCCTCGTCCAGGCTCAGCGGCTCCACCAGCGGCGAGAGGGTGTGCAGCAGGGCCATGACCTGATCGCTCACCTGCCGGTAGAGGGTGAAGCGGGGGATGAGGAACGCCGCGTTCGGGCACAGACGGCGGGCCTGGGCCATCGCCATGGCCGAGTGCACCCCGAACACCCGGGCCTCGTAGGAGGCCGTGGCCACCACGCCACGCGGCCCGAGGCCGCCCACGACCACCGGCTTGCCGCGCAGGCTGGGTTTGGCCGCCTGCTCCGCCGAGGCGTAGAAGGCGTCCATGTCCAGATGGAGAATCGTCGGCGCACCCCTCACATCTACCGATGCTGCCGCACACCACTGACAATGGGCGCCCGGGACACCTCCCAGCGGTAGCTGGGGGAGAACCGAACCTCGAAAAACCGAACCTCGAAAACCGGGCCTCAGCCGACCCGGTTGCGGCGCGCCGCGAGCTCGTCGGCGGGGTTGGGCCGGATCAGCGTCTCTCCGGTGTCCACCCGCTCGCCGTGCAGCTGGGACAGCGCGCTCTCCACATCCCGCCAGACGACGCCCACGGCGATCCCGAAGACGCCCTGGCCGCCCTGGAGGAGGTCCACGACCTCATCCGGGGAGGTGCACTCATAGACGGTCGCGCCGTCGCTCATCAGCGTCATCTGGGCCAGGTCGTCGAGCTCCCGGGCGCGCAGGTGCGCCACCGCCGCCCGGATGTTCTGCAGCGACACGCCGGTGTCCAGCAGACGCTTCACGATCTTGAGGACGACCACGTCCCGGAAGCTGTAGAGCCGCTGGCTGCCCGAGCCATAGGCGGGGCGCACGCTCGGCTCGACCAGCCCGGTGCGGGCCCAGTAGTCCAGCTGGCGGTAGGTGATGCCCGCGGCCGCGCATGCGGTGGGGCCGCGGTATCCGATCCGCTCCGTCCCCCCCGCGGCGGGCTCACGCGGCGGTGCGGCCTGTGCCGCGACCCGAGCCTTCCGTGCCGGATCGGCCGATGCGCTCCCCTGGAGCGCGTACGGACCTCCGGCCGCCGTGCCGTCGCCGGTGCTTCTCACGCCGACCTCCGTCCTCGACCTGCCATCTTGAAGGTAGGCAGTCACCCGGGGTGCGTCAACGATCGCCACACTCGGCACGCCGAGTGATAATCACCCTAAGGGTGGTTTCCCGTGTCCCTCGTCCGGGAAAGGCTACTCGAATGCGCGAGCGAGGACCGGCAGACCGCTCACTGGCTGCTGGTTCCGAAGTCCTCGGGCGAGATCTGGTCGAGGAACTCGCGGAACTTCTCCACCTCGTCCTCCTGCTCGTCCGGGATCGCGATACCGGCGTCGTCCAGCACGCCGTCGCTGCCGTAGATCGGTGTTCCGGTGCGCAGCGCGAGCGCTATGGCGTCGGACGGCCGGGCGCTGACCTCCACACCGCTGGCGAACACCAGCTCCGCGTAGAAGACGCCCTCCCGCAGATCCGTGATGCGGACCTCCGTGAGCTGCTGTCCGACTGCTTCGAGTACGTCTTTGAAAAGGTCATGGGTCAGCGGGCGCGCCGGAGCCATGCCCTGCTGAGCGAAGGCGATCGCGGTCGCCTCACCTGGTCCGATCCAGATGGGGAGGTAGCGGTCGCCTCCCACTTCACGCAGGAGCACGATCGGTTGGTTGGAGGGCATTTCCACCCGGACACCCACGACGTCGAGCTCGTTCACACAGCAACCCTAGGACGTGCCCGGCCGGTTTGGATAGTCGGGGCCCGGTCGGTCATCGCTCCTGGGCCCCCAAAGCCGACCGCACCAGTGCCTCGTGCAGCCGTACGGAGAGCGTGGCGAGCTCTCGCGCACTGGCCTCCGCATGCGCTCTGGTCTGCGGGTTTCTATGCAACCGCAGCGGGGCGACCACCTGCTCGACCATTCCGGCCTCGCGCTCGGCGGAAGCTTTCATGATTCTCAGGTGACGTGGTTCCAGGCCGAAACGACCGAGCTCGGCGATGAGCCGGGCGACAGTCACCGCCTCGATGTCGTACCCGCCGTCCGCGGTCGCCACGAGCAGCCCGTACGACTCCCATTCGGCCAGCTCCGCCTCGCTGACCTGGGCCGTTGCCAGCAGCTCGGCACGGCCCACCCGGGCGGCCGTGGGGCCGTCCGGGGCGGTCCCGGCGCCGCTGTCGAGCGGTCCGGGTTGCCGCGCCCCCTGCGAAACGGCAGGAAGCTGCAACGGTTCACCCCGCTCCAGGGCGTCCAGATGCTCCCGGATGACCTTGAGCGGCAGGTAGTGGTCACGCTGCATCCGGAGGATATGGCCGAGCCGCGCCACGTCCTGGCGGCTGAACTTGCGGTAGCCGGACGGCGTGCGCCGCGGCTCCACCAGACCCTCCGACTCCAAGAAGCGGATCTTGGAGATGGTGACCTCGGGGAACTCGTCCCGCAACAGATTCAGCACGGTGCCGATGCTCATCGACCGGCTGCCCGTGGTGGCGGTGCCGGTCTCGGCACCGCCCGACGGTGTCTGAAGCATGGACCTCCCCTGTACGGGTCAGATGCCGACGCCCCGCTGGCTCGGGTAGAAGACCAGCCGGTACTTACCGATCTGCACCTCGTCGCCGCTGGCCAGGACCACCGGCGCGTCGATCTGCTCCCGGTTGAGGTACGTGCCGTTGAGGCTGCCGACGTCCGCGACGGTGAAGCCGCCGTCCTGGCCGCGCCGGAACTCCACATGGCGGCGGGAGACCGTCACATCGTCCAGGAAGATGTCGCTCTGCGGGTGGCGGCCCGCCGTGGTGACATCACTGTCCAGCAGGAAGCGGCTGCCCGAGTTCGGTCCGCGGCGGACCACCAGCAGCGCCGATCCCATCGGCAGCGCCTCGACGGCGGCCTGCGCCTCCGGACTGAGCGACGGCAGCGGCGTCTGCCCGGTCACCTCGGAGTCGTACGCCTCGAGACCCGAGATCGAAATGGTGGAGGTGGTCTCCGAGGCACGCTCGGAGGCCGCGCCGCCCCGCAGCGGGGCGCCGCAGTTGGAACAGAACCGGCTGGCCTCCGCGTTCCGGTGGCCGCACCGCTGACATACCGGCAAGCCGAACCCTCCACCACTGTGAGCGGCCGATGGCTCCTGGAAACCTATGGGGCCGGCCGCGGAGGGGTCAACCGACGGCGCGCCCTGCGCGCCGACCTGGTCCCGGAACAGCGGGCGCTCCCCGGTTCCCCCTCCGCTCTCCTCCGCGGCACGCGAGGCGCGGTGGCGAGCGGTGCTGCTGCCGCCGTCCTGGCGGGCACTCTTGCCGAACAACTTCCCGAACAACTTCACGGGCGATTCCCCTTGACTGAAACAGACCCGCCCGTGGGGCAGGACAAACCCTCGATGCACACACCAGACGGCCCGGACATCCTCACAACGTCCGTGACCACCAGACAGTTTCCACCACGCGCGGATCTTCTGGTGCGTTGACCCCCCGCGTCCACATGGTCTCCCCGAGAGACCCTCATTTCGAACCGCCTCACCGTGATGACGACCGAGCGTAGTCAGGCCGCTTCGCCGATCGCAAGGCATCCACAACGATCTTCTTCTCCCGCTGCACGGACACAGTGGCCTGCTCCTTCTCCAGGCTCTGCACCACCCCACCGGGAATGTTCAGCGCCGGCTCCAGATCTTCCGGCTTGCCGATCACCTTCACAACGTACGGTTGCGTCACTTTCCGTCCATCGACCCGCACCGCACCTCCGCTGTCCGAGAAGTAGGTGCCGGCGACCACCCGCACATCGCCGATCTGGATCGCCTCGGCGCCGGCCGCGCGCAGTTCCTGGACCGTATCGAGCAGCATGTCCGACTCCACGGAGCCCGAGGGGTCGTCGATGGTGATCGTGATGCCGGGACCCTGTGCGGCCACCGTACCGGCGAGCACGCCCAGCTGCTGTTCCTTCTGGAGCGTCTGTTTGCGGGCCTCCTCGGCCTGGTCCGAGCTGTTCTCCAGCTCGGTCCGCTGGTTCTCCAGACGGCGCTTCTCGTCCTGGAGCCGCTGGGTGCGGGAGTCCAGCTCGTCGAGGATGCGGACCAGGTCCTCCTGGCGGGCGCCGCGCAGCACGCTGTTCTCGTTGGTCGAGCGCACCTGGATGGCGAGGCCCAGACCGAGGCCGAAGAGCAGCAGGGCGACGATCAGCTGCGCGCGGGTCAGCCGCGGCGGCCACACGCCCTTCATCAGCCGCTGGCGGCCGGTGAGGGCCTCCTGCGGCCCCTGGTCGGCCTCGGGGCCGGGAGCGGGCCCCGCGGGCTCTCCGGGCCCCCTCCTGGGCTCCTCGGCGGACCCGGCGCCCGTCCCCCGGGGACCCTGCGGCCCGGTGGCCGTGGGCGCGCCCGCCGTGATGCGCCGGCCCTGGGCCTGGGGCGGCAGGGCCTCGGGCAGCACGGCCTTGGGCAGGGGCGTCCTGAGGGCGAGGTCCTTGAGGCCGCCGGGGCCGGGGGCGGCGGGCCTGCCGGGTTTCCGCGGTGCGCCGCGCCCGGACGTCTCCGGCCGTCGCGGCTGTCCGGACGTCCGCTGGGACTCCCCGGCCTCTCCGGCCTTTTCGGCGTTTCCCGGCTTTTCGGTCTTTTCGGCCTTCTCGGCCCGTCGCGGCGTTTCGGCCGGCTGCCGCGTCCTCTCGGCCTGCGGTCGGTTTTCGGCCGACCGCGGCTTCCCAGCCTGCGCCGTCTCGGCCTGTGCCGCCTCGGCCCGCGCCGTCTCGGTCTGCGGTCTCTCGGCCTGCGGTTTCTCGGGACGTCCGGGCTTCTCCGGGGTGTCGTCAGTCGTCATCGGCCTCACGCCCGGAACACATGGCGGCGGATCGCGGCCGCGTTGGAGAAGATCCGGATACCGAGCACGACCACGACTCCCGTCGACAGCTGGGCACCGACGCCGAGCTTGTCACCGAGGAAGACGATCAGTGCGGCCACCACCACATTGGACAGGAACGATACGACGAAGACCTTGTCGTCGAAGATTCCGTCCAGCATCGCCCGGAAGCCGCCGAAGACCGCGTCGAGTGCCGCCACGACGGCGATCGGCAGATAGGGCTCGACCACCGTCGGCACCACGGGTCGGACCACAAGTCCCACCACGACTCCCACGACGAGCCCCAATACGGCGATCACGATGTGCCCTTCCCTGTGTCGGCGTCACCCTTGCCGGAGCCACCGGCTATCGGTTCCGCGGTACGTACGATCAGACTCGGCGCGGCCGGAAGCCGGAGCGAGTCCTGGGCGGAGATGCTCGTGCGGATGTCATAGTTCTGCTGCAGCACATGCAGGTACTGTCCGTCCGCACTGTCCTGGAAAGCGGTGCTCAGCCGCTGCCCGTCCCCCACCGCGAGCACCGTATACGGCGGTGCCAGCGGCTTGTTGTCGACCAGTATGGCGTCTCCCGCGGCCCTGATCGCCGAGAGTGCCGTCAGCCGCTGCCCGTTGATCGAGATGGCCTCCGCGCCCGACTCCCACAGACCGTTGACGACGCGCTGCATATCGTGGTCGCGCACCCGCCCGGTGTCGGAGAAGTCGGCGCTCCCCCGTGGCCCCCCGCCGCTGCTGGTCGCCTCCTTGGCGTCGTTGACCACCAGCTTCACCCCGGGCCCCGTCACCTCGTCGGCCCCCGAGAGCAGTGCCACCAGATCGGCCTTGGCCCCGCCGTCCTTCTCCAGTGCCTGCCGCTGCTTCTCCCCGACCTCGCCGCGGAGCTTGTCCACGCTCTTGGCGAGCTTGTCCGCGTTCGAGTTCCCCGTCTCGATGCGGTCGATCAGTTCTTCCCGCTCCTTGGCCAGCGTCGGCGCCGATATCCGGGCTTCGGCGGCACCGATGGTGATGACGACCGCGACCAGGACGAGACCGAGCGCCAGCCCCAGTTTGGCCCGCACGGTGCGCGGCAGCCCCGAGCGCCCGGTCTCCCCGCGCCGCGCGGCGGCCTCCGCGTAACCGTCGTCGAGGCTGTGGTCCATCACATTGGTCAGCAGCGACATGGACGCGTCGAGACGCGGGCGCGGGCGCGGCGAGGCTGTGCTCCGAACGGGGGGCTGCTGCGACATGCCGCACATCGTCGCACGTCGGGGCCGCCGCCACCCAATGGCCCCTCCGGCGTGCCGAATCCGGGGGCGGGGGACGGCGCCCCGACGCGCTCAGACGTGCGCGAACGTCCGCGGCGTCAGCGCCCCGCGCTGTCCACGACGGTCGACCACTCGTCCAGCAGAGCCTGCGCGGACGCGTCGTCCGGGCCCTCCGCCCACAGGTGGGTGACGGCCTCGGCCGGGTCGGGCAGCACCATGACCCACCGCCCGTCGGTCTCCACGACCCGCACCCCGTCGGTGGTGTCCACGTCGCGGTCGCCCGCGGCCTCCACCACATGCCGCATGACCAGACCCTTGACCGCCCACGGGGTGGCCAGATCGCGTCGCTGGACATGCGCCCGCGGAATGCGCGCATCGATCTGACTCAGCGTCAGCTGAGTGCGCGCCACCAGCCCGATCAGCCGGACGAAGGCGGCCGTACCGTCGAAGACGCTGCTGAACTCGGGGATGATGAACCCGCCGCGCCCGTCACCGCCGAAGACGGTGGACTCCGACCGGGCGACCCGGGTCAGATCGTCCGCCGCGGTGGTCGTCCACTCCACCTGTGTGCCGTGGTACGCCGCGACCTGCTCGGCGATACGGGTGGTGGTCACCGGTAGCGCCACCCGTCCGCTGCGCCGCTCCGCGGCCACCAGGTCGAGCATCACCAGCAGCGCCCGGTCGTCCTCCACGATGCGGCCCCGCTCGTCGACGAGCGAGAACCGCTCACCGACCGGGTCGAACCGCACCCCGAAGGCCGCACGCGCCGAGGCGACGATCTCGCCGAGCCGGGCCAGCCCCGACCGCCGGGCGTCGGCGGTCTCGGTCGGCCGCGATTCGTCCA is a window from the Streptomyces luomodiensis genome containing:
- the ftsR gene encoding transcriptional regulator FtsR, whose translation is MLQTPSGGAETGTATTGSRSMSIGTVLNLLRDEFPEVTISKIRFLESEGLVEPRRTPSGYRKFSRQDVARLGHILRMQRDHYLPLKVIREHLDALERGEPLQLPAVSQGARQPGPLDSGAGTAPDGPTAARVGRAELLATAQVSEAELAEWESYGLLVATADGGYDIEAVTVARLIAELGRFGLEPRHLRIMKASAEREAGMVEQVVAPLRLHRNPQTRAHAEASARELATLSVRLHEALVRSALGAQER
- a CDS encoding MerR family transcriptional regulator; this encodes MRSTGDGTAAGGPYALQGSASADPARKARVAAQAAPPREPAAGGTERIGYRGPTACAAAGITYRQLDYWARTGLVEPSVRPAYGSGSQRLYSFRDVVVLKIVKRLLDTGVSLQNIRAAVAHLRARELDDLAQMTLMSDGATVYECTSPDEVVDLLQGGQGVFGIAVGVVWRDVESALSQLHGERVDTGETLIRPNPADELAARRNRVG
- a CDS encoding DUF881 domain-containing protein yields the protein MTAGAPTATGPQGPRGTGAGSAEEPRRGPGEPAGPAPGPEADQGPQEALTGRQRLMKGVWPPRLTRAQLIVALLLFGLGLGLAIQVRSTNENSVLRGARQEDLVRILDELDSRTQRLQDEKRRLENQRTELENSSDQAEEARKQTLQKEQQLGVLAGTVAAQGPGITITIDDPSGSVESDMLLDTVQELRAAGAEAIQIGDVRVVAGTYFSDSGGAVRVDGRKVTQPYVVKVIGKPEDLEPALNIPGGVVQSLEKEQATVSVQREKKIVVDALRSAKRPDYARSSSR
- a CDS encoding DUF881 domain-containing protein, coding for MSQQPPVRSTASPRPRPRLDASMSLLTNVMDHSLDDGYAEAAARRGETGRSGLPRTVRAKLGLALGLVLVAVVITIGAAEARISAPTLAKEREELIDRIETGNSNADKLAKSVDKLRGEVGEKQRQALEKDGGAKADLVALLSGADEVTGPGVKLVVNDAKEATSSGGGPRGSADFSDTGRVRDHDMQRVVNGLWESGAEAISINGQRLTALSAIRAAGDAILVDNKPLAPPYTVLAVGDGQRLSTAFQDSADGQYLHVLQQNYDIRTSISAQDSLRLPAAPSLIVRTAEPIAGGSGKGDADTGKGTS
- a CDS encoding bifunctional nuclease family protein; protein product: MNELDVVGVRVEMPSNQPIVLLREVGGDRYLPIWIGPGEATAIAFAQQGMAPARPLTHDLFKDVLEAVGQQLTEVRITDLREGVFYAELVFASGVEVSARPSDAIALALRTGTPIYGSDGVLDDAGIAIPDEQEDEVEKFREFLDQISPEDFGTSSQ
- a CDS encoding small basic family protein, which translates into the protein MIAVLGLVVGVVVGLVVRPVVPTVVEPYLPIAVVAALDAVFGGFRAMLDGIFDDKVFVVSFLSNVVVAALIVFLGDKLGVGAQLSTGVVVVLGIRIFSNAAAIRRHVFRA
- a CDS encoding DNA polymerase IV; translated protein: MRGAPTILHLDMDAFYASAEQAAKPSLRGKPVVVGGLGPRGVVATASYEARVFGVHSAMAMAQARRLCPNAAFLIPRFTLYRQVSDQVMALLHTLSPLVEPLSLDEAFVDLEAGGTEPTAEAARAVGERLRADIRAVTGLTGSVGLAGSKMLAKIASEQAKPDGLTVIEPGTERDLLGPMSVRTLPGVGPATAEALRRAGIHTVAETREAGEAELVRLLGRAHGASLFLMANGRDERPVVAERDAKSISVEDTFDVDLTDRTRVQLEIARLADRCVRRLREAGRSGRTVVIKVRRYDFSTLTRSETLRGPTDDPSVVREAAARLIDGVDTTAGVRLLGVGVSGLADYTQEDLFAQAAQAAHEALEDARRGPGPEIPEPVEAGAGEAHEGAGKPRRWLPGSDVRHAEYGAGWVQGSGVGRVTVRFEEPWSRPGRVRTFAVDDPALEPADPLPLQHPAEATVGPDETAGRGGSVDAAEVAGRGETAGSGGGGPAGSVGPTGPVESGEPGRGRTLGPAEVAGRDGVVEAADAAGREEVPGRGGSVDAAEVAGREEAVGFGSGGLDEGVGPVGSAELGEAAGRGRGVGPGVSGPVGSVGPDEVAGRGRGGTLGPAEVVRRGKPADPGEAAGRGGTVGPGVGGPVGSVGPDEIAGRGGSVDAAEVAGRGETAGSGGGGLDGSVGPDEVAGRGGGVFGSGHGGAGSAGPGPVAGAGRGGVSR
- a CDS encoding FHA domain-containing protein, translated to MHRGFVLPHGRVCFSQGESPVKLFGKLFGKSARQDGGSSTARHRASRAAEESGGGTGERPLFRDQVGAQGAPSVDPSAAGPIGFQEPSAAHSGGGFGLPVCQRCGHRNAEASRFCSNCGAPLRGGAASERASETTSTISISGLEAYDSEVTGQTPLPSLSPEAQAAVEALPMGSALLVVRRGPNSGSRFLLDSDVTTAGRHPQSDIFLDDVTVSRRHVEFRRGQDGGFTVADVGSLNGTYLNREQIDAPVVLASGDEVQIGKYRLVFYPSQRGVGI